In Capsicum annuum cultivar UCD-10X-F1 chromosome 11, UCD10Xv1.1, whole genome shotgun sequence, one genomic interval encodes:
- the LOC107847854 gene encoding ribulose-1,5 bisphosphate carboxylase/oxygenase large subunit N-methyltransferase, chloroplastic, which yields MASVFSLHPSTFLSPLKTTKLRTKFQTLHSSQKPFLISSLKFKQLDPKIPRQVQTFWNWLCDEGVVSIKTPVKPAIVPEGLGLVAKKDIAKGETVLGVPRRLWINTDTVAKSEIGNLCTGLEPWISIALFLIREKWKDDSKWKYFIDVLPESTDSTIYWSEEELSEIQGTQLLSTTLSVKDYVQNEFQKVEDEVILGNKQLFPFRITLDDFFWAFGILRSRAFSRAGIQNLMLVPFADLANHSAKVTTEDHIHEVDGPAGLFSWDLLLSFQSPLKLKAGDQFLIQYGLKKSNADMAIGYGFIEPGSARDTFTLTLEISKHDDFYKDKLDIAESNGLGETSDFDIKLGQSLPPALFPYLRLVALGGTDASLLESFSRKAVWDHLELPVSRANEELICKIVRDACKSALSGYHTTTEEDAKLMKEGNLSSRLQIAVGVRAGEKVVLQQIDNIFREREWKLDELEYHQEKRLKDLDQAKVRNS from the exons ATGGCTTCTGTTTTCTCTTTACACCCTTCAACTTTCCTATCTCCACTCAAAACAACAAAACTAAGAACAAAGTTTCAAACTTTACACAGTTCCCAAAAACCATTCTTGATAAGTTCACTCAAGTTTAAACAACTTGACCCAAAAATCCCACGACAAGTCCAAACATTCTGGAACTGGCTATGCGATGAAGGGGTTGTATCAATAAAGACACCTGTAAAGCCAGCTATTGTACCGGAAGGTTTAGGATTAGTTGCTAAGAAGGATATAGCTAAAGGGGAGACAGTTTTAGGAGTGCCTAGAAGGCTATGGATTAATACAGATACAGTTGCAAAATCTGAAATTGGGAATTTGTGTACTGGATTAGAACCTTGGATATCTATTGCTCTTTTCTTGATTAGAGAGAAATGGAAAGATGATTCTAAGTGGAAATATTTCATTGATGTTCTTCCTGAGTCTACTGATTCCACTATCTATTG GTCTGAAGAGGAGCTCTCTGAGATTCAAG GAACTCAACTTTTAAGCACAACGTTGAGTGTGAAAGATTACGTGCAAAATGAATTTCAAAAAGTTGAAGACGAAGTCATACTTGGTAACAAGCAGCTTTTCCCTTTTCGTATAACCTTGGATGATTTCTTCTGGGCATTTGGAATACTCAGATCAAGGGCATTTTCCCGCGCTGGGATTCAAAATCTAATGCTGGTCCCCTTTGCTGACCTG GCAAACCACAGTGCCAAAGTGACCACAGAAGATCATATACATGAAGTTGATGGACCAGCAGGTCTGTTCTCCTGGGATTTGTTACTTTCTTTTCAAAGTCCATTGAAATTGAAGGCTGGCGACCAG TTTCTCATCCAATATGGCTTGAAAAAAAGCAATGCTGATATGGCTATTGGCTATGGCTTCATCGAACCAGGCTCAGCTCGTGATACATTTACTTTAACGTTGGAAATATCCAAGCATGACGATTTTTACAAGGACAAGCTGGATATAGCAGAGTCAAATGGCCTAGGAGAAACTTCTGACTTTGATATAAAACTTGGACAATCTCTCCCTCCCGCTTTGTTTCCATATTTAAGGCTGGTTGCCCTTGGTGGAACTGATGCTTCCCTACTAGAATCATTTTCCAGAAAGGCTGTTTGGGATCATCTCGAGTTACCTGTCAGCAGAGCAAATGAAGAACTCATATGTAAAATCGTACGAGATGCATGTAAATCTGCACTTTCTGGCTATCACACCACAACTGAAGAG GATGCGAAACTGATGAAGGAAGGTAACCTCAGTTCAAGGCTTCAGATAGCAGTAGGGGTAAGGGCAGGGGAGAAGGTGGTTTTACAACAAATTGACAATATCTTCAGAGAAAGAGAATGGAAACTAGATGAATTAGAATACCACCAAGAAAAGAGACTTAAAGATCTTGATCAAGCCAAAGTAAGAAACTCTTAG
- the LOC107847904 gene encoding UDP-glucose flavonoid 3-O-glucosyltransferase 6 — protein sequence MVFYITNQKGSNNSPIHKVQFQYQSSSLYKPLSQKRKMTSSKKIELIFIPSPGVGHLVSTVEMTKLLITREKHMSITVLIMQLPHDNKISSYIKSVANFSPRLKFIQLPQDDSVLQLLQSNLFILFVAGHKPAVRDVVAEIIKSQSHITLAGIVIDMFCTSMIDVANEFELPTYIFYTCGAATLGLMFHLQNLSDEFNRDITNYKDEPEAELSISTYFNPFPAKCLPSGVLDTEDGATILDLTRRFRETKGIMINTFVELEPHAIKSLSRDKNIPPVYPVGPVLNLNNVQGDNLSSSDQNIKKWLDDQPPSSVAFLCFGSGGSFEKEQVKEIAYALENSGCRFLWSLRQPPQKDAKLPSDYENLEEVLPEGFLQRTQGIGKVIGWAPQLAILSHKAVGGFVSHCGWNSSLESIYFGVPMATWPMYAEQQANAFQLVKDLGMAVEIKLDYRKDPKVTMGQEFIVKAEEIEKAIRELMDPENKIRIKVKEMKEKSRAATMEGGSSYTSIGGFIQSIMENTR from the exons ATGGTCTTCTATATAACCAATCAAAAGGGTAGCAATAACAGTCCAATCCACAAagttcagtttcagtatcaaaGTTCAAGTTTGTATAAGCCTTTgagccaaaaaagaaaaatgacaagtagCAAGAAAATAGAGTTAATCTTCATTCCTTCTCCAGGAGTTGGTCATTTAGTGTCCACAGTAGAAATGACAAAGCTTCTCATAACTAGAGAAAAACACATGTCCATTACAGTCCTCATCATGCAATTACCTCATGACAACAAGATCTCTTCGTATATCAAATCAGTCGCCAATTTCAGTCCGCGTTTGAAATTCATTCAACTCCCTCAGGATGACTCTGTGTTGCAGCTACTTCAGAGCAATCTTTTCATCTTGTTTGTTGCTGGTCATAAGCCTGCAGTTAGAGATGTTGTTGCTGAAATTATCAAGTCACAATCACATATTACACTAGCAG GTATTGTCATCGACATGTTTTGCACCTCTATGATAGACGTGGCCAATGAATTTGAGCTACCAACCTATATATTCTACACCTGTGGTGCAGCCACTCTCGGTCTTATGTTCCATTTACAAAACCTTAGTGATGAATTTAACAGAGATATTACTAATTACAAAGATGAACCTGAAGCAGAACTTTCTATATCAACATATTTCAATCCATTTCCAGCAAAATGTTTGCCCTCTGGAGTGTTGGACACGGAAGATGGAGCCACCATTCTCGATCTTACACGAAGGTTTCGAGAAACCAAAGGCATTATGATAAACACATTTGTTGAACTCGAGCCCCATGCAATAAAATCCCTTTCAAGAGACAAGAATATACCACCGGTATACCCTGTCGGACCCGTGTTGAACCTTAATAACGTTCAAGGTGACAACTTGAGTTCATCAGACCAGAATATTAAGAAATGGTTAGATGATCAACCCCCTTCATCTGTAGCGTTCCTCTGTTTTGGTAGCGGAGGAAGTTTCGAAAAAGAGCAAGTTAAGGAAATAGCTTATGCTCTGGAGAATAGTGGGTGTCGGTTTTTGTGGTCATTGAGGCAACCACCACAGAAAGATGCAAAGCTTCCAAGTGACTATGAAAATCTTGAAGAAGTATTGCCAGAAGGGTTCTTGCAAAGAACACAAGGGATTGGAAAg GTGATAGGATGGGCACCTCAGTTGGCAATTTTATCTCACAAAGCAGTGGGAGGCTTTGTGTCACATTGTGGATGGAACTCGAGTTTGGAAAGCATTTATTTTGGAGTGCCAATGGCTACTTGGCCAATGTACGCAGAGCAGCAAGCGAATGCATTTCAATTGGTTAAGGATTTGGGAATGGCAGTCGAGATTAAATTGGATTACAGAAAGGATCCGAAAGTGACGATGGGCCAAGAATTTATAGTGAAAGCAGAGGAGATTGAGAAAGCAATAAGGGAACTTATGGACCCGGAAAATAAAATCCGAATTAAAGTAAAAGAGATGAAGGAGAAGAGTAGAGCAGCAACCATGGAAGGTGGCTCTTCTTACACGTCTATTGGAGGTTTCATCCAGAGTATCATGGAGAATACTCGATGA
- the LOC107847905 gene encoding SOSS complex subunit B1 isoform X2 — MQSLKDIVPAAENNINTKFIVLEKGRIALSQKNKGRTGVEEQQKTCLALVADETAAVQFQMWGDECDAFEPGDIIRLENGIFSYLNKKHVLRAGWRGKAEKMGEFTMAYVEKPNMSELPWTSDPKTEKFFLPTNASSIGQSYLGKAYDQQQTR, encoded by the exons ATGCAGTCTCTAAAAGACATCGTACCAGCAGCTGAGAACaatataaacacaaaatttattGTTTTGGAGAAAGGGAGGATAGCTTTGTCTCAAAAAAACAAAGGTAGGACAGGTGTAGAAGAGCAACAAAAGACCTGTCTGGCATTAGTAGCAGATGAGACAGCTGCAGTTCAATTTCAAATGTGGGGTGATGAATGCGATGCTTTTGAGCCTGGGGATATTATCCGGTTGGAAAATGGGATCTTTTCGTACCTCAACAAGAAGCATGTGTTAAGGGCAGGTTGGCGAGGCAAGGCGGAAAAGATGGGAGAGTTTACCATGGCCTATGTGGAGAAACCAAACATGAGCGAGTTACCTTGGACCTCTGATCCCAAAACGGAGAAATTTTTTCTTCCCACCAATGCATCGAGTATTGGGCAATCTTATCTCGGAAAG GCTTATGACCAGCAACAAACAAGATGA
- the LOC107847905 gene encoding SOSS complex subunit B1 isoform X1, producing MQSLKDIVPAAENNINTKFIVLEKGRIALSQKNKGRTGVEEQQKTCLALVADETAAVQFQMWGDECDAFEPGDIIRLENGIFSYLNKKHVLRAGWRGKAEKMGEFTMAYVEKPNMSELPWTSDPKTEKFFLPTNASSIGQSYLGKVLSCILSSSMIVFFLT from the coding sequence ATGCAGTCTCTAAAAGACATCGTACCAGCAGCTGAGAACaatataaacacaaaatttattGTTTTGGAGAAAGGGAGGATAGCTTTGTCTCAAAAAAACAAAGGTAGGACAGGTGTAGAAGAGCAACAAAAGACCTGTCTGGCATTAGTAGCAGATGAGACAGCTGCAGTTCAATTTCAAATGTGGGGTGATGAATGCGATGCTTTTGAGCCTGGGGATATTATCCGGTTGGAAAATGGGATCTTTTCGTACCTCAACAAGAAGCATGTGTTAAGGGCAGGTTGGCGAGGCAAGGCGGAAAAGATGGGAGAGTTTACCATGGCCTATGTGGAGAAACCAAACATGAGCGAGTTACCTTGGACCTCTGATCCCAAAACGGAGAAATTTTTTCTTCCCACCAATGCATCGAGTATTGGGCAATCTTATCTCGGAAAGGTACTTTCCTGTATACTCtcttcctcaatgattgtattTTTCCTAACTTGA
- the LOC107848269 gene encoding ribulose-1,5 bisphosphate carboxylase/oxygenase large subunit N-methyltransferase, chloroplastic → MASVFSIHTSTFLSPLKTTKFRPNFQSLHTSQKPFLLNSLEFKQLDPKIPQQVQTFWNWLCDEGVVSAKTPVKPGIVAEGLGLVAKRDIAKGETVLEVPRRFWINPDAVAESDIGNVCSGLKPWISVALFLLRERWRDDSKWKYYMDVLPESTDSTIYWSEEELYEIQGTQLLSTTMGVKDYVQNEFQKVQEEVILRNKQLFRFPITLDDFFWAFGMLRSRAFSRLRNQNLILVPFADLTNHSARVTTEDHAHEVRGPAGLFSWDLLFSLRSPLKLKAGDQFFIQYDLNKSNADMALDYGFIEPSSGRDAFTLTLEISESDDFYGDKLDIAESNGLGETAYFDIKLGQSLPPALIPYLRLVALGGTDAFLLESIFRNSVWGHLELPVSRENEELICKVVRDACKSALSGYHTTIEEDEKLLSEGNLSSRFQIAVGIRAGEKKVLQQIDDIFRERELELDELEYYQERRLKDLGLVGDQGDIIFWEPK, encoded by the exons ATGGCTTCTGTTTTCTCTATACACACTTCAACTTTCCTATCTCCACTCAAAACAACAAAGTTCAGACCAAACTTTCAATCTTTACACACTTCCCAAAAACCATTCTTGCTAAATTCGCTTGAGTTCAAACAACTTGACCCAAAAATCCCACAACAAGTTCAAACATTCTGGAACTGGCTATGTGATGAAGGGGTTGTATCAGCAAAGACACCTGTAAAGCCAGGAATAGTAGCAGAAGGTTTGGGATTAGTTGCTAAGAGAGATATAGCTAAAGGTGAGACAGTTCTTGAAGTGCCTAGAAGGTTCTGGATTAATCCAGATGCAGTTGCAGAAAGTGATATTGGGAATGTGTGTAGTGGATTGAAGCCTTGGATTTCTGTTGCTCTTTTTTTGTTGAGAGAGAGATGGAGAGATGATTCTAAGTGGAAGTATTACATGGATGTTCTTCCTGAGTCTACTGATTCCACTATATATTG GTCTGAAGAGGAGCTTTATGAGATTCAAG GGACTCAACTTTTAAGCACAACGATGGGTGTGAAAGATTACGTGCAAAATGAATTTCAAAAAGTGCAAGAAGAAGTCATACTTCGTAACAAGCAGCTTTTCCGTTTCCCTATAACCTTGGATGATTTCTTCTGGGCATTTGGAATGCTCAGATCAAGGGCATTTTCCCGTCTTCGGAATCAAAATCTTATTCTGGTACCCTTTGCAGACCTG ACAAACCACAGTGCCAGAGTGACCACAGAAGATCATGCGCATGAAGTTAGGGGACCAGCAGGTCTGTTCTCGTGggatttgttattttctttacgAAGTCCATTGAAACTGAAGGCTGGAGACCAG TTTTTCATCCAATATGACTTGAACAAAAGCAACGCTGATATGGCTCTTGACTATGGCTTCATCGAGCCAAGTTCAGGTCGTGACGCATTTACATTAACATTGGAAATATCAGAATCCGACGATTTTTATGGGGACAAGCTGGATATAGCTGAGTCAAATGGCCTAGGAGAAACTGCTTATTTCGACATAAAACTTGGACAATCTCTCCCTCCTGCTCTGATTCCATATCTAAGGCTGGTTGCCCTTGGTGGAACCGATGCTTTCCTACTAGAATCAATTTTCAGAAATTCTGTTTGGGGTCACCTCGAGTTGCCTGTCAGCAGAGAAAATGAGGAGCTCATATGTAAAGTTGTACGAGATGCATGCAAATCTGCACTTTCTGGCTATCACACCACTATTGAAGAG GATGAGAAACTGCTGAGCGAAGGGAACCTCAGTTCAAGATTTCAGATAGCAGTAGGGATAAGAGCAGGGGAGAAGAAGGTTTTACAACAAATCGACGATATCTTTAGAGAAAGAGAATTGGAACTAGATGAATTAGAATACTATCAAGAAAGGAGGCTTAAAGATCTTGGTCTTGTTGGAGACCAAGGAGATATCATATTTTGGGAGCCAAAATAA